From the Psilocybe cubensis strain MGC-MH-2018 chromosome 9, whole genome shotgun sequence genome, one window contains:
- a CDS encoding Apoptosis-inducing factor-like protein A (Apoptosis-inducing factor homolog A) has protein sequence MKTVVVVGGGVAGAEVVRGLSSRLNPEKHRLILITSRPRFTFLPASLRLLASQDTAIGSVFMPYDAVFGKFPGELKVGTVTSIEENKDPTFKRGGFVVMEGDEKILYDVLVVATGSNWYGHLAFPNDEEGFKDHVKSWQKKIHDAKHIVIAGGGAVGIEMSGEIKDAYPNKHVTIVHANRLLLGDIYPDKFRENIESRIRLRGVNILFNDTIEGTPNPHAPLKTGNGVPLPCDLLLFARGGRPNTSLLKFLRPNVLSDRGYVRVKPTLQIDQHPNMFALGDIIDWPEAKQLMKISMGHTAVVIANVISYLEGKVPKKTYNKSPELLWISNGRAGGASYLGLRGHGLTFGNCFTKLVKSNDLMVAYVRKSLGLGPNYEKD, from the exons ATGAAGACCGTTGTGGTTGTTGGAGGAGGCGTGGCGGGCGCCGAAG TTGTCCGTGGTCTGTCCTCCAGGTTGAACCCGGAGAAACACAGGCTTATTTTAATCACCTCTCGCCCCAGATTTACATTTCTGCCTGCTTCTCTCAGGCTTTTGGCTAGCCAGGACACAGCAATAGGCTCGGTGTTTATGCCTTACGATGCAGTCTTTGGCAAGTTTCCAGGTGAACTCAAGGTCGGCACCGTCACGTCCATCGAAGAAAACAAAGACCCGACATTCAAACGAGGCGGCTTTGTTGTCATGGAAGGGGACGAAAAAATTCTTTATGATGTTCTCGTGGTTGCAACAGGCTCTAATTGGTATGGACATCTCGCCTTTCCGAACGATGAGGAAGGTTTCAAGGACCACGTTAAATCGTGGCAAAAGAAAATTCACGATGCTAAACACATCGTTATCGCTGGAGGAGGTGCCGTAGGAATAG AAATGTCGGGAGAAATAAAAGATGCATATCCT AATAAACACGTTACAATTGTGCATGCCAATCGTCTTTTACTGGGAGACATTTACCCAGATAAATTTCGCGAAAATATCGAATCACGAATCCGCCTGCGTGGTGTCAACATTTTGTTCAACGACACCATCGAAGGTACGCCAAACCCACACGCACCACTTAAGACGGGAAACGGGGTTCCTCTACCCTGCGACCTTCTCCTCTTCGCCCGCGGCGGGCGACCCAACACATCACTTCTAAAATTTCTTCGCCCCAATGTCCTCTCGGATAGAGGCTATGTTCGAGTAAAACCGACACTTCAAATTGATCAACATCCAAACATGTTTGCCCTGGGAGATATCATCGACTGGCCGGAAGCGAAGCAGCTGATGAAAATCTCAATGGGCCACACCGCGGTAGTCATTGCCAATGTAATAAGCTACCTTGAAGGAAAGGTGCCCAAGAAGACATACAACAAAAGCCCAGAACTCCTATGGATAAGTAATGGAAGG GCTGGAGGTGCCTCTTACTTGGGCCTGCGAGGTCACGGTCTTACCTTTGGAAACTGCTTCACGAAACTCGTCAAGTCAAACGACCTCATGGTTGCATATGTGCGCAAGTCGTTGGGGCTTGGTCCGAATTATGAGAAGGATTGA